The following coding sequences are from one Mycobacterium bourgelatii window:
- a CDS encoding methylated-DNA--[protein]-cysteine S-methyltransferase — protein sequence MIHYRTIDSPIGPLTLAGRGSALTNLRMVDQTYEPSRTGWTEDDGAFGDAVAQLEAYFAGELTDFDLELDLRGTEFQLRVWKALLTIPYGETRSYGEIAEQIGAPGAARAVGLANGHNPIAIIVPCHRVIGASGKLTGYGGGLDRKQTLLGLEKRRTPAELTLFD from the coding sequence ATGATTCACTACCGCACCATCGACAGTCCGATAGGGCCGCTGACGCTGGCCGGCCGCGGTTCGGCGCTGACGAATTTGCGCATGGTCGACCAGACCTACGAACCGAGCCGTACCGGCTGGACGGAAGACGACGGGGCGTTCGGCGACGCCGTCGCCCAATTAGAGGCGTATTTCGCCGGCGAGCTCACCGACTTCGATCTCGAACTCGACCTGCGTGGCACTGAATTCCAGCTGCGAGTCTGGAAGGCGCTGTTGACAATTCCGTATGGGGAGACGCGGTCTTATGGCGAGATCGCCGAGCAGATCGGGGCCCCCGGCGCGGCCCGCGCCGTCGGATTGGCCAACGGCCACAATCCGATTGCGATCATCGTTCCGTGCCACCGCGTGATCGGTGCCAGCGGAAAACTGACGGGCTACGGTGGCGGCCTGGACCGCAAGCAGACCCTGCTCGGATTGGAGAAGCGCCGGACACCGGCGGAATTGACCCTGTTCGACTGA
- a CDS encoding PE family protein encodes MSSFTFVSPEAVTAAAAELAEIGSTVNSANAAAAVPTTQVIAAASDEVSTAIAALFSTSGQQFQALSAQAATIHGEFVKLLSGGAAQYVSTELANAQQTLANAIGAGQSAVSAAETQTVLPPLSFPTPFGEFALNYSEVYPDGLNGPLSSSLRVTTPLGSLVWETNGIMSETGKVITTTGGTLITPPAVPFLAALAGPYITGGASLSNSTNAFFNAVQTGNPLGAAVAWLGAPFNFTGAVLFGHETISIPLGEEIGAYPRTFHIPFGGLFAPAQPIRVTSPTYTIDNPIWNPPGVEAVSLAHDIAYSGTQFGGFFPVLLNTIVSTFLR; translated from the coding sequence ATGTCGTCGTTTACGTTCGTCAGCCCCGAGGCAGTCACCGCTGCGGCCGCGGAGCTGGCCGAGATCGGATCGACCGTCAACTCGGCCAACGCCGCGGCAGCCGTCCCCACGACGCAGGTCATCGCGGCCGCCAGCGATGAAGTGTCCACGGCGATCGCGGCGCTGTTCAGTACAAGCGGCCAGCAGTTCCAAGCTCTTTCCGCCCAAGCGGCGACCATTCACGGCGAGTTCGTGAAGCTGTTGAGCGGTGGCGCCGCCCAGTATGTGAGCACTGAGCTCGCAAATGCCCAGCAAACGCTGGCGAACGCGATCGGAGCTGGCCAGAGCGCCGTGTCTGCGGCCGAAACGCAGACCGTCCTACCCCCTCTCAGTTTTCCCACGCCGTTCGGCGAATTCGCGTTGAACTACAGCGAGGTTTACCCGGACGGCTTGAACGGGCCTCTCTCGTCGAGTCTGAGAGTAACCACTCCGCTCGGCTCACTCGTTTGGGAGACGAATGGGATCATGTCGGAGACCGGAAAGGTGATCACAACAACCGGGGGGACATTGATCACGCCACCGGCGGTCCCATTCCTCGCCGCGTTAGCCGGCCCTTACATCACAGGTGGGGCATCGCTGAGCAACAGCACCAACGCGTTCTTCAATGCCGTACAGACCGGGAACCCGTTGGGGGCCGCGGTCGCATGGTTGGGGGCCCCGTTCAATTTCACCGGCGCCGTGCTCTTCGGGCATGAAACGATCTCGATCCCGCTTGGGGAGGAAATCGGCGCGTACCCGCGGACGTTCCACATTCCCTTTGGCGGACTTTTCGCGCCCGCCCAACCCATCCGGGTCACATCGCCCACCTACACGATTGACAATCCCATATGGAACCCCCCGGGGGTGGAGGCCGTAAGCCTGGCACATGACATCGCCTACAGCGGAACGCAGTTCGGCGGATTCTTCCCGGTCCTGCTGAACACGATCGTAAGCACTTTTCTGCGCTGA
- a CDS encoding PE family protein, which translates to MPSTFIAPEIVAGAASELAEIGAAIGSANASAAAPTTQVLAAAADEVSTAIAALFSTNAQQFQSLANQALNFHDGFVKLLNNSAAQYLSTELTNAQQTLANTLNAPIQNLLGQLAIGSASTLPNPAASGTSGPVLWETPFGPIKAWTTVDYADVLPGAMTMTLTLETAVGTVVWSNSGLLSPPSSQMTGGTITLPPALPLLAAMAGPYVTGQASLANSNNAFFAAIANGDFVGATSAFVSAPFEFTNSILFGHHTVEIGSSQLPAILNTGGVGGQDAFTLKIPFGGLMAGAQPISVTYYDQPGTFVGSTYSYQGTQLGGLGYEIARATGGLALLQAIGAI; encoded by the coding sequence ATGCCATCGACATTCATCGCGCCGGAGATCGTGGCTGGGGCCGCTTCGGAGTTGGCCGAGATAGGAGCGGCGATCGGCTCGGCAAATGCGTCGGCCGCAGCACCTACGACGCAGGTACTGGCTGCTGCCGCCGATGAGGTGTCCACGGCGATCGCGGCATTGTTCAGTACCAACGCCCAGCAATTCCAATCCCTCGCCAACCAGGCCTTGAATTTTCACGACGGATTCGTGAAATTGTTGAATAACAGCGCGGCCCAGTACCTCAGCACGGAGCTGACCAATGCTCAACAAACCCTGGCCAACACGCTGAATGCGCCCATTCAGAACCTTTTGGGCCAACTCGCGATCGGAAGCGCCTCAACCCTGCCAAACCCCGCCGCCTCAGGGACATCCGGCCCAGTCTTGTGGGAGACACCATTCGGCCCGATAAAAGCATGGACGACCGTGGACTACGCCGACGTACTCCCTGGAGCAATGACGATGACGCTAACCCTTGAGACTGCAGTTGGGACCGTGGTGTGGTCCAACAGCGGTTTGTTGTCCCCCCCCTCCTCCCAAATGACCGGGGGAACAATAACCCTGCCCCCGGCGCTTCCGCTGCTAGCGGCCATGGCCGGCCCCTATGTCACCGGGCAAGCCTCGCTCGCGAACAGCAACAACGCATTCTTCGCTGCCATTGCTAATGGTGACTTCGTGGGCGCTACCAGTGCATTCGTATCCGCGCCTTTCGAATTCACCAATTCCATACTGTTTGGCCATCACACGGTCGAGATTGGGTCATCCCAGTTGCCAGCAATTCTGAACACTGGTGGCGTTGGCGGGCAGGATGCCTTCACGCTCAAGATTCCCTTTGGCGGGCTCATGGCTGGTGCTCAGCCCATTTCGGTAACCTATTATGACCAGCCGGGGACGTTTGTGGGTTCAACCTATTCGTATCAGGGCACCCAATTGGGCGGCCTAGGTTATGAAATCGCCCGGGCGACCGGCGGGCTCGCACTCCTCCAGGCAATCGGCGCCATTTAG